In the genome of Neodiprion pinetum isolate iyNeoPine1 chromosome 2, iyNeoPine1.2, whole genome shotgun sequence, one region contains:
- the LOC138190479 gene encoding uncharacterized protein, whose protein sequence is MSRNRSEVETGASGFYHPTASVQDRSPNVKSRHLDKQSYFFHGHKTEKVVAEIRRENILHGKVGLFHDQVQLHKRLEDRRNKVWNPCFATNVELNMEGIFSQAKVSDSAQETLGYVNLDHNVIDNVDENLDTLGNVVFAIKEPVVREKSSKLVPDSGCVGIESNFSRPPKDKSCKSLESLEKSPDHFGADAKSLNFVSAMPTKTFFHKKQHSLDSCTQKSKQSNDSLTKMHKRPGFFQRVGRSLHFLPKGKEKDHVFLREDKKNEFLRSEQEKCEYFLQRHEQGLNFFDRTLDLSGKREGKAKDDSDFFHDRDKDVDDFGIAEKESKYRFFPSIRKDVESTRRGIITSVDELLNQKLVLNSQVSQICNDLFRHEDVNNEDLGNVFNTDNKETGVVNTTSEIQFIDRGASIVTHETTSGNKDSLEIGYSISQHGRFYLQNLQNTNAEGLKLNEITDAEKRQHYVDWLARKDLDALSQGTNSSDSLGNNKPQRNMDILKGILMDLFVCICI, encoded by the coding sequence ATGAGTCGTAACAGGTCTGAAGTTGAGACTGGGGCATCAGGCTTTTATCACCCAACAGCTTCTGTCCAAGACAGGAGCCCCAATGTTAAGTCTAGGCATTTAGATAAAcagagttatttttttcatgggCATAAAACTGAGAAAGTTGTAGCAGAGATACGGCGTGAGAATATTCTGCATGGCAAAGTAGGTTTATTTCATGACCAAGTTCAATTGCATAAACGTTTAGAGGATAGACGAAACAAAGTGTGGAATCCGTGTTTTGCAACGAACGTGGAATTGAACATGGAGGGAATCTTTTCACAGGCAAAAGTTTCTGATTCTGCTCAGGAAACTTTGGGATACGTGAACCTTGATCACAATGTTATAGATAACGTTGATGAGAACCTTGATACCCTCGGGAATGTTGTATTCGCTATAAAAGAACCAGTGGTCAGGGAAAAAAGTTCAAAGCTTGTGCCAGATAGTGGTTGTGTTGGAATAGAAAGTAATTTTTCTCGTCCACCTAAGGATAAAAGTTGTAAGAGCTTAGAGTCTTTGGAAAAAAGTCCAGATCACTTTGGAGCAGATGCCAAAAGTCTTAATTTCGTATCAGCGATGCcgacaaaaacatttttccataAGAAACAACATAGCCTAGATTCGTGCACACAAAAGTCAAAACAATCGAATGATTCTCTTACCAAAATGCATAAGCGTCCTGGTTTTTTTCAACGAGTTGGTCGAAGCTTGCATTTTTTACCCAAAGGAAAGGAGAAAGATCATGTGTTTCTgagagaagataaaaaaaacgaattccTGCGATCTGAGCAAGAGAAGTGTGAATATTTTCTACAGAGACACGAACagggtttgaatttttttgatcgaACTTTAGATTTGTCCGGTAAACGTGAGGGAAAAGCGAAAGACGATTCGGATTTTTTCCACGATCGTGACAAAGATGTCGATGATTTCGGAATAGCTGAAAAGGAatcaaaatatcgattttttccaAGCATTCGTAAAGATGTTGAATCAACTCGTCGAGGTATCATAACTTCTGTTGATGAACTGCTAAACCAAAAACTAGTGTTGAATAGTCAAGTAAGCCAAATTTGCAATGATTTATTTCGCCACGAGGACGTGAATAATGAAGATTTAGGCAATGTTTTTAATACCGATAACAAGGAAACTGGAGTGGTAAACACCActtctgaaattcaattcataGATCGGGGTGCAAGCATCGTCACTCATGAGACTACAAGTGGTAACAAGGATAGCTTAGAAATTGGTTATTCTATAAGCCAGCATGGCAGATTTTACTTgcagaatttacaaaatactaATGCCGAGGGTTTGAAGTTAAATGAAATCACCGACGCGGAAAAAAGACAACATTATGTGGATTGGCTTGCTCGAAAAGATTTAGATGCATTGAGCCAAGGAACAAATTCGAGTGATTCGTTGGGTAATAATAAACCGCAGCGTAACATGGACATTTTGAAAGGGATTCTCATGGATTTGTTTGTCTGCATTTGTATTTAA